A genomic segment from Gossypium hirsutum isolate 1008001.06 chromosome D04, Gossypium_hirsutum_v2.1, whole genome shotgun sequence encodes:
- the LOC107948777 gene encoding IAA-amino acid hydrolase ILR1-like 3: MAWLRLLTIIVISCLSKAHPQLQSGLDLGSLTRELLHSAKEPAFFDWLKRVRRRIHENPELAFQEHETGRLIMSELESLGIDYSWPVAKTGIVASVGSGLEPYFGLRADIDALPIQELVEWEHKSKKQGKMHACGHDAHVTMLLGAAKLLERKRDELKGTVKLVFQPGEESYAGAYHMIKEGAVDNVHAIFGLHVTPELPAGTVASRPGPMLAGSARFQVIIQGKAGHAAQPHTTRDPVLAASLAILALQHLVSRETDPLEPRVVSIGFIQAGQAANVIPETVSFGGMFRSMSNEGLSYLQQRIKKVIETQAMVHRCTATIDFFEETMRPYPATVNDESMYEHAKKVGEYVVGKSNVLMMPMTMGAEDFSFYSNKMAAAFFVIGTRNETQKPNYGLHSPYLIIDEDVLPIGAAFHAAVAISYLDNHGR, from the exons ATGGCGTGGCTCCGTTTGTTAACCATTATCGTAATCTCATGTCTTTCTAAAGCGCATCCGCAGCTTCAGTCAGGACTGGACCTGGGTTCGCTGACACGAGAACTGTTGCACTCAGCCAAGGAACCCGCGTTCTTCGATTGGTTAAAGAGGGTAAGGAGGAGAATCCATGAAAACCCAGAATTAGCATTCCAAGAACACGAGACTGGTCGACTCATAATGTCCGAGTTGGAATCGCTTGGGATCGACTACTCATGGCCTGTTGCAAAGACTGGTATCGTGGCCTCCGTGGGGTCAGGTCTTGAGCCCTATTTCGGTCTTCGAGCTGACATTGACGCCCTTCCTATCCAG GAATTGGTGGAGTGGGAGCATAAGAGCAAGAAGCAAGGGAAGATGCATGCTTGTGGGCATGATGCTCACGTGACAATGCTGCTTGGAGCAGCCAAATTACTTGAGCGAAAGCGAGATGAGTTGAAGGGCACTGTTAAGCTTGTTTTTCAACCTGGAGAAGAGTCTTACGCTGGTGCTTACCATATGATAAAAGAGGGTGCAGTTGATAATGTCCATGCCATTTTTGGCTTACATGTTACACCAGAATTACCCGCCGGAACCGTAGCCTCCAGACCTGGCCCTATGCTTGCTGGCTCAGCCAGGTTCCAAGTCATAATCCAAGGGAAAGCTGGGCATGCTGCTCAGCCTCATACTACTAGAGATCCCGTACTTGCTGCATCATTGGCTATCCTTGCTCTCCAACACCTCGTTTCTCGAGAGACGGATCCTCTTGAACCCAGG GTTGTCTCAATAGGGTTCATTCAAGCCGGTCAAGCAGCAAACGTTATCCCAGAAACAGTAAGCTTTGGAGGCATGTTTCGGAGCATGAGCAACGAAGGCTTGTCTTATTTGCAACAGAGGATCAAGAAG GTGATTGAGACTCAAGCAATGGTACATCGATGTACTGCAACCATAGACTTCTTTGAGGAAACAATGAGACCTTACCCTGCTACTGTCAACGATGAATCAATGTATGAACATGCGAAAAAGGTTGGAGAATATGTGGTTGGGAAATCTAATGTACTAATGATGCCGATGACCATGGGAGCAGAAGATTTCAGCTTCTATTCGAACAAAATGGCGGCTGCCTTCTTCGTGATTGGGACAAGAAACGAAACACAAAAACCAAACTACGGATTGCACTCACCTTACTTGATTATTGACGAGGATGTTCTTCCCATTGGAGCAGCCTTCCATGCTGCAGTAGCCATATCTTATTTGGATAATCATGGCAggtaa